A single window of Oceanococcus atlanticus DNA harbors:
- a CDS encoding PTS sugar transporter subunit IIA, with amino-acid sequence MAVAVLLITHGRLSQNLVETVTEMLGGRLSLATDVLEVRTVQDPELLVKQGLRLTEKLDQGDGVLLLTDAFGSTPSNIANKVAQAGRCRVVAGVNLPMLIRIYNYPKLKLDALARTAVEGGQRGVMLCEDRHQ; translated from the coding sequence ATGGCTGTTGCCGTACTCCTGATCACCCATGGCCGCTTGAGCCAGAACCTGGTCGAAACCGTCACCGAAATGCTCGGCGGGCGCCTCAGCCTGGCCACCGATGTGCTCGAGGTGCGCACGGTTCAGGACCCGGAACTGCTGGTCAAGCAGGGCCTGCGCCTGACGGAGAAGCTCGATCAGGGTGATGGCGTGCTGCTGCTCACCGATGCGTTCGGCTCCACTCCCAGCAATATCGCCAACAAGGTCGCCCAGGCGGGCCGCTGCCGGGTCGTGGCGGGGGTCAACCTGCCGATGCTGATCCGCATCTACAACTACCCCAAACTCAAGCTGGACGCCCTTGCCCGGACCGCCGTCGAAGGCGGACAGCGCGGGGTCATGCTGTGCGAGGACCGGCACCAATGA
- a CDS encoding FecR family protein, with protein MRKSTKPTLLALAMLAFSTTALAEIGQIQDVSGSATTERGDRLMNSVAGMAVQVGDTLTTGELSGKALRLNDGALFRMKSGSILRISEFNYVPSGSDTGFGQLVIDLIQGGISVISGAIGSVNPANFVINTPSGMINAMQGEFSVFVLNESLPGGAEVSGADIGTYINVAGGIVLFSNSSGTHLLEPGDIVFIPNSSAPPTTGGTIPPGVDIDVNIDIRVPGTGIPDPDQPIGGPTATPPGIPVSPSPTPVATPTPTPSATPTATATATPSPTVTPSASPTATPSATPTASPQPTASPTPTPSDPPDPSPSPDPPVSPS; from the coding sequence ATGCGGAAATCGACCAAGCCCACACTGCTGGCTTTGGCCATGCTGGCTTTCAGCACCACAGCATTGGCAGAGATCGGCCAGATTCAAGACGTGTCAGGGTCCGCGACCACTGAACGGGGTGACCGGCTCATGAACAGCGTTGCTGGCATGGCTGTTCAAGTCGGCGATACGCTGACCACCGGAGAGCTCTCAGGCAAAGCACTGCGCCTAAACGACGGAGCCCTCTTCCGAATGAAAAGCGGCAGCATCTTGCGCATTAGTGAGTTCAACTATGTGCCAAGTGGCAGCGACACCGGTTTTGGACAACTTGTTATCGACCTCATTCAGGGCGGGATAAGTGTCATTTCCGGGGCGATAGGCAGTGTCAATCCAGCCAACTTCGTGATCAATACTCCCAGCGGCATGATCAACGCCATGCAGGGCGAGTTCAGCGTATTCGTTTTGAATGAAAGCCTGCCAGGAGGCGCAGAAGTCTCTGGCGCTGACATTGGCACCTACATCAATGTCGCCGGTGGCATTGTGCTGTTCTCAAACAGCTCTGGCACCCACCTGCTGGAACCCGGCGATATCGTTTTCATCCCAAATTCGTCAGCGCCGCCCACCACTGGCGGTACGATCCCGCCCGGCGTCGACATTGACGTCAACATCGATATCCGTGTCCCGGGCACCGGTATTCCTGACCCGGACCAACCCATCGGTGGCCCCACGGCCACACCGCCAGGTATTCCGGTGTCGCCTTCGCCAACTCCGGTGGCCACACCGACACCGACTCCCAGCGCGACACCTACCGCAACGGCTACAGCAACACCGTCACCCACTGTGACACCCAGCGCCTCACCCACGGCTACGCCTAGCGCAACGCCAACAGCTTCACCGCAACCGACAGCAAGCCCAACGCCGACACCCAGCGACCCACCTGACCCGTCACCGTCGCCCGACCCACCTGTAAGCCCGTCGTAA
- a CDS encoding penicillin acylase family protein has product MSRTSHAGRVLAISAVFTLGLSACNGGRDDSASSGAYHASIKRTEYGIPHITADNFASYGYGYGYVHAEDNLCVLAEDLLTIRGQRARYLGRDGTYTIPANGNTSSNVESDFFWSLVATPEIVATIRAESDPEALQATRGFVAGYNRYVRELRAGQHPGRHASCRDAEWIGPISEDDMFRRFYRLAVLASSSVFVSEIATAAPPGLNNLPLVPASAEQIGQLDPADVPLAGGLPIGSNMYALGPEATQDGSSMLFGNPHFPWQGTERLYLAHGILPETNIMGAGLYGVPAALIGFNEHFAWSHTVSTAYRFSFYELDLNPLNPTQYFYDGELRDMQASEISVEILEDDGSLSSETRTLYSSHYGPMLEMQVSGLPILEWTPLKAYTLRDANAENYRLMNQFFRWNRAKSLDEFIDLHASVLGVPWVNTVATGPGQGVYYGDVTVVPNVPDSKVTSCGAQPLQTALGLLMPGLPILQGSRSACEWDNDDDAPVPGIFGAANLPKLQRNDWVHNCNDSYWLSNPEEPITGYAAIIGDEGSARSMRTRLCMLQVQRRLDGSDGLDDTPGFTFDLLKDVVLDSQVYTAELGLDAVLATYCPLGFALGTSGLVNISAACDVLANWDRKNNLDSVGGHIWREFWRNSDIPLPVDLISLKWLTPFSANDPVNTPRTLNVLDPFVETAFADAVASVTNSSFALDAPMGDIQRSGVNGQIPIFGGEGFEGSFTIASSGALGDSGYPVTYGNSYIQAVTWDLQSGAPNAQGFVTYSQSTDPASPYYNDMTQAYSAKQWVDYPFTPEQIAGSRVLESYVLSE; this is encoded by the coding sequence ATGTCAAGGACGTCACACGCCGGCCGAGTGCTGGCCATTTCTGCTGTATTTACCCTCGGCCTGAGCGCCTGCAACGGTGGTCGTGATGACAGCGCCAGCAGCGGCGCTTACCACGCCAGCATCAAGCGCACCGAATACGGCATTCCACACATCACCGCGGATAACTTTGCCAGTTACGGCTACGGCTACGGCTATGTTCATGCCGAGGACAACCTGTGCGTCCTGGCCGAGGACCTGCTGACCATTCGTGGCCAACGTGCGCGTTACCTGGGCCGCGACGGCACCTACACGATTCCGGCCAACGGCAATACCAGCAGCAATGTCGAATCCGATTTCTTCTGGTCGCTGGTGGCCACCCCGGAGATCGTCGCCACCATTCGCGCTGAATCAGACCCGGAAGCCTTGCAGGCCACCCGAGGTTTCGTCGCAGGCTACAACCGCTACGTACGCGAATTGCGTGCAGGCCAACATCCGGGGCGCCACGCGAGTTGCCGGGATGCCGAATGGATAGGACCGATTAGCGAAGATGACATGTTCCGGCGTTTCTATCGCCTGGCGGTGCTAGCGTCCTCATCTGTATTTGTCAGCGAAATCGCCACGGCAGCCCCACCGGGACTGAACAACCTGCCGCTGGTGCCGGCCAGCGCAGAACAGATTGGCCAGCTTGACCCGGCCGATGTGCCGTTGGCCGGCGGCTTACCCATTGGCTCGAATATGTATGCGCTCGGGCCGGAAGCGACCCAGGATGGTTCATCCATGCTGTTCGGGAACCCGCACTTCCCGTGGCAGGGCACCGAGCGTCTGTATCTGGCACACGGCATCCTGCCCGAGACCAACATCATGGGTGCCGGCCTGTATGGCGTACCCGCCGCATTGATCGGCTTCAACGAACATTTTGCCTGGAGCCATACGGTCTCGACGGCTTATCGCTTCAGCTTTTACGAGCTCGATCTGAACCCGCTCAATCCGACACAATATTTCTACGATGGCGAACTTCGCGACATGCAGGCCAGCGAGATCAGCGTCGAGATTCTTGAAGACGATGGCAGTCTGAGCAGCGAAACCCGCACGCTGTACAGCTCGCACTACGGCCCGATGCTGGAAATGCAGGTCTCGGGACTACCGATCCTGGAATGGACCCCGCTCAAGGCCTATACCCTGCGCGACGCCAACGCTGAGAACTACCGCCTGATGAACCAGTTCTTCCGCTGGAACCGCGCCAAGAGCCTGGATGAGTTCATCGACCTGCATGCCTCAGTGCTCGGCGTACCCTGGGTCAATACTGTGGCGACTGGCCCGGGCCAGGGCGTGTACTACGGCGACGTCACCGTGGTTCCCAACGTGCCGGACAGCAAGGTCACAAGCTGCGGCGCGCAACCTCTGCAAACCGCACTCGGCCTGCTCATGCCGGGTTTGCCCATCCTGCAGGGTTCACGCTCAGCGTGTGAGTGGGACAACGACGACGACGCCCCCGTCCCGGGCATATTCGGCGCGGCCAATTTGCCCAAGCTCCAGCGCAACGACTGGGTTCACAACTGCAACGATTCTTACTGGTTGAGCAACCCCGAAGAACCCATCACAGGCTACGCGGCGATCATTGGTGATGAAGGCAGCGCCCGCTCAATGCGGACACGCCTGTGCATGCTGCAGGTCCAACGCAGGCTGGATGGCAGCGACGGACTGGATGACACTCCCGGTTTTACCTTTGACCTGCTCAAGGATGTGGTGCTCGACTCTCAGGTGTATACCGCCGAGCTGGGCCTGGATGCCGTACTTGCAACGTACTGCCCGCTAGGCTTTGCCCTGGGCACCAGCGGGCTGGTCAACATCAGCGCGGCATGTGACGTCCTGGCCAATTGGGATCGTAAGAACAATCTGGACTCGGTCGGCGGCCACATCTGGCGCGAATTCTGGCGCAACTCCGATATCCCCTTGCCGGTGGACCTGATCAGTCTTAAGTGGCTCACGCCGTTTAGTGCCAATGATCCGGTCAATACGCCGCGCACGCTCAATGTGCTCGACCCCTTCGTTGAAACGGCTTTCGCTGACGCGGTAGCCAGCGTCACAAACTCATCGTTTGCACTTGATGCACCGATGGGCGACATACAACGCTCCGGCGTCAACGGCCAGATCCCGATATTCGGGGGCGAAGGTTTTGAAGGTTCATTCACGATTGCCTCGTCAGGCGCGCTCGGCGACTCCGGTTATCCGGTGACCTACGGCAACAGCTACATCCAGGCTGTGACCTGGGATTTGCAAAGTGGCGCACCAAATGCCCAAGGCTTCGTCACCTACTCGCAATCAACCGACCCCGCCTCGCCCTACTACAACGACATGACCCAGGCCTATTCCGCCAAACAATGGGTGGACTACCCGTTCACCCCCGAGCAGATCGCCGGATCACGCGTGCTGGAAAGCTATGTTTTGAGCGAATAG
- a CDS encoding AMP-binding protein: MGTALENQTPLARLYHWEKTSGDKVHFTQPVGNGQVVEYTWKEAMRQVRSMAAYLQSLDLPAGSQIALIGKNSAHWMMADWAIWMAGHCTVPIYPTLNAETVAYILDHSESKLLFVGKLDDWDHMKPGVPEGMPMIDLPLAPPNNGQSWDDIVAANAPLQGEPDRGMEELATIVYTSGSTGQPKGVMHNFNALRVCGSSMTDLMETKGLRVGEDDRLLSYLPLAHVFERVCVENLSIYRGCQVFFAESLDTFVQDLQRARPTIFFSVPRLWTKFQAGVCAKLPLKKQKVLFKIPLLGSKVKNKILTQLGLQHVRFAGTGSAPLSADTINWYRSLGLELLEGYGMSENMAYSHFNKPGEAQVGTVGTNNPGVVTKIGDNGEILIKSPADMVGYFKDEEKTRESFTDDGFLKTGDMGQIDASGRLKITGRVKELFKISKGKYVAPAPIENKIVNHPAIEAVCVAGANQPATFAQIMLCEEAQAQATSSEGRAELEQEISQLIDEVNTTLDHHERMQFAVVVKEQWGIENGFLTPTMKIKRNVLEQHYEPKIETWYAARQKVIWDQ; this comes from the coding sequence ATGGGCACAGCGCTGGAAAACCAGACGCCGCTGGCACGACTCTATCACTGGGAAAAAACCTCAGGCGACAAGGTCCATTTCACCCAACCGGTGGGCAATGGCCAGGTTGTCGAATACACCTGGAAAGAAGCCATGCGCCAGGTGCGCAGCATGGCCGCCTACCTGCAATCGCTGGATCTGCCGGCTGGCTCGCAGATTGCCCTGATCGGCAAGAATTCGGCGCACTGGATGATGGCCGACTGGGCCATCTGGATGGCCGGTCACTGCACCGTGCCGATCTATCCCACGCTGAACGCGGAAACCGTGGCCTACATTCTTGATCACAGCGAATCCAAACTGCTGTTTGTCGGCAAGCTGGATGACTGGGATCACATGAAACCCGGCGTGCCCGAGGGCATGCCGATGATCGACCTGCCGCTGGCACCGCCCAACAACGGTCAGTCCTGGGATGACATCGTCGCCGCCAACGCGCCGTTGCAGGGCGAGCCCGACCGGGGCATGGAAGAGTTGGCCACCATCGTCTACACCTCGGGCTCCACCGGTCAGCCCAAAGGGGTTATGCATAACTTCAACGCCTTGCGCGTGTGCGGCAGCAGCATGACCGACCTGATGGAAACCAAGGGCCTGCGCGTGGGTGAAGATGACCGCCTGCTGTCCTACCTGCCGCTGGCTCACGTGTTTGAACGCGTGTGCGTGGAGAATCTCTCCATCTACCGCGGCTGCCAGGTGTTCTTCGCCGAATCGCTGGACACCTTCGTGCAGGATTTGCAACGTGCCCGCCCGACCATCTTCTTCTCAGTGCCGCGCCTGTGGACCAAATTCCAGGCCGGCGTGTGCGCCAAACTGCCGCTGAAGAAACAGAAAGTGCTGTTCAAGATTCCGCTGCTCGGCAGCAAGGTCAAGAACAAGATCCTGACTCAGCTGGGTCTGCAGCATGTGCGCTTCGCCGGGACCGGCTCGGCCCCGCTGTCGGCCGATACCATCAACTGGTATCGCAGCCTGGGTCTGGAGCTGCTCGAAGGCTATGGCATGAGCGAAAACATGGCCTATTCGCACTTCAACAAACCGGGTGAGGCGCAGGTCGGCACGGTCGGCACCAACAACCCCGGCGTGGTCACCAAGATCGGCGACAACGGCGAGATTCTGATCAAGAGTCCAGCCGACATGGTCGGCTACTTCAAGGACGAGGAAAAAACCCGCGAGAGCTTCACCGACGACGGTTTCCTCAAGACCGGCGACATGGGTCAGATCGACGCCAGCGGTCGTCTCAAGATCACCGGCCGGGTCAAGGAACTGTTCAAGATCAGCAAGGGCAAGTACGTGGCTCCGGCACCGATCGAGAACAAGATCGTCAACCATCCGGCCATTGAGGCCGTGTGCGTGGCTGGGGCCAATCAACCGGCCACCTTTGCCCAGATCATGCTGTGCGAGGAAGCCCAGGCCCAGGCAACCAGCAGCGAAGGGCGCGCCGAGCTTGAACAGGAAATCTCGCAGCTGATCGATGAGGTCAACACCACGCTGGATCATCACGAACGCATGCAGTTCGCGGTGGTGGTGAAAGAGCAGTGGGGTATCGAGAACGGCTTCCTGACCCCGACCATGAAGATCAAGCGCAACGTGCTGGAGCAGCACTACGAGCCCAAGATCGAAACCTGGTACGCGGCCCGTCAAAAGGTCATCTGGGACCAGTAA
- a CDS encoding polysaccharide biosynthesis/export family protein produces MPFKTTSLLAALASCVALLAGCAGTPPPPSQTATSQAAPSSSFQAAVYRLNIGDRVQIKVFQESDLSGDFTIESDGKINYPLLGRVPVSGTTTADLERSIKKGLAQGFLVSPDVRATVVAYKPIFVGGEVKSPGEYPFTPGLTAQQAATVAGGLTRFAAEKYYIQRNASGPDQRFRATPDTFVYPGDIVTIEERLF; encoded by the coding sequence ATGCCCTTTAAAACCACGTCGCTGCTTGCGGCGCTGGCCTCTTGCGTCGCCTTGCTCGCAGGATGCGCCGGCACGCCGCCACCGCCCTCGCAAACCGCAACTTCTCAAGCTGCGCCCTCATCGTCCTTCCAGGCTGCGGTCTATCGACTCAACATTGGAGATCGCGTTCAGATCAAGGTTTTTCAGGAATCAGACCTGAGCGGCGACTTCACCATCGAATCAGATGGAAAAATCAACTATCCGTTGCTTGGCCGCGTACCGGTATCGGGCACCACCACTGCCGATTTGGAACGCAGCATCAAAAAAGGGCTAGCCCAAGGCTTTCTGGTATCTCCGGACGTTCGCGCCACGGTTGTGGCGTATAAGCCGATTTTTGTCGGTGGTGAAGTCAAATCGCCGGGCGAATATCCCTTTACGCCTGGCTTGACCGCACAGCAAGCCGCGACCGTAGCCGGTGGCCTGACCCGGTTTGCAGCGGAGAAATATTACATACAGCGCAACGCATCGGGGCCAGATCAGCGGTTCCGAGCAACTCCGGACACCTTCGTTTACCCGGGCGACATCGTCACTATTGAGGAGCGCTTGTTCTGA
- a CDS encoding outer membrane beta-barrel protein, with amino-acid sequence MSLERASRSQALAWAKCTAAACAVGVAHISGASAQGASNIEIKLGLEGTYSDNFYYESSNERAVTGAILSPTVEYTRDSATTTIGLTAKGEFAAYNYGNEDNYSDGLGSAAINFKLPRNLVLGFTGIAEYGHDPFGTARTEGQPSQNQTLDEWSQYTGSVALVGGQAESSHLGFELEYASLMREYQTNETSTQFLDRQFNSASATLLYHFSPKLSVLAQGTFLELEYDQVQAGTIDRSGDAAVGLIGVRWAATAKTSGDIRIGQGKWMPDSSAVRDIDSSYYDASITWSPTKRTTLSLAGSREYTPTYRFDAVYIDAQTFRLQWSEVWSYRWSTALVLAYSERDFVGATEKHDVVSVTGRLAYQLDRGLNIYVSSRYLDRDAVNVSEQFETNSAMIGLEAKLN; translated from the coding sequence ATGTCACTGGAAAGAGCGTCTCGCTCGCAAGCTCTCGCATGGGCGAAATGTACCGCCGCTGCGTGTGCGGTTGGGGTGGCCCATATCTCCGGCGCCTCGGCTCAGGGCGCCAGTAACATTGAAATCAAACTGGGGCTGGAAGGCACTTACTCAGACAACTTTTATTACGAGTCGAGCAACGAACGTGCTGTCACAGGCGCCATTCTCAGCCCGACCGTCGAGTACACACGCGACTCCGCCACAACCACGATTGGCCTGACCGCCAAAGGTGAGTTCGCGGCCTACAATTACGGCAACGAAGACAACTACTCGGACGGTCTGGGTTCTGCCGCCATTAACTTCAAGCTGCCTCGAAACCTGGTGCTCGGTTTCACCGGGATAGCCGAGTACGGGCATGACCCGTTCGGCACGGCCCGCACCGAAGGCCAGCCGTCACAGAATCAGACCTTGGACGAGTGGTCGCAATACACAGGCTCCGTGGCCCTGGTTGGCGGACAAGCCGAGTCTTCGCATCTCGGGTTTGAACTGGAGTACGCATCACTGATGCGTGAGTATCAAACCAACGAGACCAGCACTCAGTTCCTTGATCGTCAATTCAACTCTGCCTCGGCGACTTTGCTCTACCACTTCAGTCCCAAGCTGTCCGTCCTGGCCCAGGGTACATTCCTGGAATTGGAATATGACCAAGTGCAAGCCGGCACTATTGATCGTTCTGGCGATGCCGCTGTAGGCCTGATTGGTGTCCGCTGGGCAGCAACCGCCAAAACATCCGGCGACATTCGAATCGGTCAAGGGAAGTGGATGCCGGACAGCTCAGCGGTACGCGATATCGATTCGAGTTACTACGACGCATCGATTACCTGGAGCCCGACCAAGCGCACAACCTTGAGCCTAGCCGGGTCTCGCGAGTATACGCCCACTTACCGGTTCGACGCGGTTTACATTGATGCGCAAACCTTTCGTCTGCAGTGGTCGGAAGTTTGGTCTTATCGGTGGAGCACCGCTCTCGTGCTCGCCTATTCCGAACGCGACTTTGTGGGCGCCACAGAGAAACATGATGTTGTCAGCGTGACTGGACGCCTTGCCTATCAATTGGACCGTGGCCTGAATATCTACGTGTCGTCACGTTATCTTGATCGTGATGCGGTTAACGTCAGCGAACAATTCGAAACCAACTCAGCAATGATTGGCTTGGAAGCCAAATTGAATTGA
- a CDS encoding HPr family phosphocarrier protein, protein MSNPTPALSRELTIVNKLGLHARAAAKLVTLAGQFDADVVLRRGDRQVNGKSMMGVLMLAAAQGTQVQVDAHGPDAEQALDAIAQLIAERFGEEA, encoded by the coding sequence ATGAGCAACCCTACCCCCGCCCTCAGCCGTGAACTGACCATCGTCAACAAGCTCGGGCTGCATGCCCGGGCTGCGGCCAAACTGGTCACCCTGGCCGGACAGTTTGATGCGGACGTGGTGCTGCGCCGCGGCGACCGTCAGGTCAACGGCAAAAGCATGATGGGCGTTCTGATGCTGGCCGCTGCTCAGGGCACTCAGGTTCAGGTCGACGCCCACGGCCCCGATGCCGAGCAGGCGCTCGACGCCATCGCCCAGCTGATCGCCGAGCGCTTCGGCGAAGAGGCCTGA
- the ptsP gene encoding phosphoenolpyruvate--protein phosphotransferase has protein sequence MGGGNVHLQGIGVSRGIALGRVHKLHGDDFDVPERQLTAAEVEDECERYTAARQKAKLQLRNIRERIPADTPRDIASFIDAHLLMLDDRTLSDAVTDMIRSEHINAECALNRQRENLVAVFEQMDDAYLRSRRDDVEHVVVRIQRILLKGDKTLDVSTQNEAAVVVADDITPADVILLNQQGVAGFVTEYGGPLSHTAILARSLGLPAIVGVHNARRQVNDGDEIVIDGQRGEAIGTPGASERAEYEERHRAEARFRAILEQLRDVPSVTADGHPIELLCNIELPADTAHAHGVGAAGVGLYRTEFLYMNREDTPDEDEQYQAYLSVIQAVQGPITIRTLDLGADKQVDSGRIQGPTPNNPALGLRAIRLCLKDEELFRVQLRALLRASAHGKVKVMLPMISNLNELLRARALIDELKQELRNEGRAFDEQLQVGAMIEVPAAALAANMLAPHADFFSIGTNDLIQYTLAIDRVDDEVNYLYDPLHPAVLNLIYMTIAAGQRRGIAVSMCGEMASDTRYTRLLLALGLTEFSMHPSSVLEVKKLIRESNLAELRAVGQRLIDTHDPDEVQALIEQLATLPETTDAA, from the coding sequence ATGGGCGGCGGCAACGTGCATCTGCAGGGCATCGGCGTTTCGCGCGGGATTGCACTGGGCCGCGTGCACAAGCTGCATGGCGATGACTTCGATGTCCCCGAACGCCAGCTCACAGCGGCCGAGGTCGAGGATGAGTGCGAGCGCTACACCGCAGCCCGGCAGAAGGCCAAGCTGCAACTGCGCAACATCCGGGAGCGCATTCCGGCCGACACCCCGCGCGACATTGCCTCGTTCATCGACGCCCACCTTTTGATGCTGGATGACCGCACCTTGTCGGATGCGGTCACCGACATGATTCGCAGCGAGCACATCAACGCGGAATGCGCCCTCAACCGGCAGCGCGAAAATCTGGTCGCGGTGTTCGAGCAGATGGACGACGCCTACCTGCGCAGCCGCCGGGACGATGTCGAGCACGTGGTGGTGCGCATTCAGCGCATTCTGCTCAAGGGCGACAAAACCCTGGATGTGTCGACCCAGAACGAAGCCGCCGTGGTGGTGGCCGACGACATCACGCCGGCCGATGTCATTCTGCTCAACCAGCAGGGCGTGGCCGGCTTCGTCACCGAATATGGTGGTCCGCTGTCGCACACCGCGATTCTGGCCCGCAGCCTGGGGCTGCCGGCCATCGTCGGCGTCCACAATGCCCGCCGACAGGTCAACGACGGCGACGAGATCGTTATCGATGGCCAGCGCGGCGAAGCCATCGGCACACCCGGCGCCAGCGAACGCGCCGAGTACGAGGAGCGCCACCGCGCCGAAGCCCGCTTTCGGGCCATTTTGGAGCAGTTGCGTGACGTGCCCTCGGTGACCGCCGACGGTCACCCCATCGAGTTGCTGTGCAATATCGAACTGCCCGCCGACACCGCCCATGCGCACGGCGTCGGCGCCGCCGGCGTCGGCCTATACCGCACCGAGTTCCTGTACATGAACCGCGAGGACACGCCGGACGAGGACGAGCAGTATCAGGCTTACCTCAGCGTCATCCAGGCGGTGCAGGGTCCGATCACCATCCGTACCCTCGACCTGGGCGCCGACAAGCAGGTTGATTCGGGCCGCATCCAGGGCCCGACCCCCAACAATCCGGCATTGGGCTTGCGCGCCATTCGCCTGTGTCTCAAGGACGAGGAGTTGTTCCGGGTCCAGTTGCGCGCGCTGCTGCGGGCCTCGGCGCACGGCAAGGTCAAGGTCATGCTGCCGATGATCTCCAACCTCAATGAACTGCTGCGCGCACGCGCCCTGATCGACGAACTCAAGCAGGAACTGCGCAACGAAGGGCGGGCCTTTGACGAACAACTGCAGGTTGGCGCCATGATCGAGGTGCCGGCTGCGGCACTGGCGGCCAACATGCTGGCCCCACACGCCGATTTCTTTTCGATCGGGACCAATGACCTGATCCAGTACACCCTGGCCATCGACCGTGTGGATGATGAGGTCAACTATCTGTACGACCCGCTGCACCCGGCGGTGCTCAACCTGATCTACATGACCATTGCAGCCGGGCAGCGGCGCGGCATCGCGGTGTCAATGTGTGGCGAAATGGCCAGCGATACGCGCTACACGCGCCTGCTGCTGGCCCTGGGGCTGACCGAGTTTTCCATGCACCCCTCCAGCGTGCTGGAGGTCAAGAAGCTCATCCGCGAATCCAATCTGGCCGAGCTGCGTGCCGTCGGCCAACGCCTGATCGACACCCATGATCCGGATGAGGTGCAGGCGCTGATCGAGCAACTGGCCACGCTGCCAGAAACCACCGATGCGGCCTGA